From one Formosa sediminum genomic stretch:
- a CDS encoding ABC transporter substrate-binding protein: MFSVLNTSLSTFKKYILICFGSIMCICCTTNKKNRDQNLVFRYNEHKNISTLDPAFSKDIADIWATNQLFNGLVQMNDSMQVEPAIAKSWSISEDGLTYTFTLKTNIYYHKHALFGRDSTRIVTAHDFAYSFNRLLDPEVGSPGRWVLNKVDTFEAKNKHTFIIRLKQPFPAFLGLLTMKYCSVVPKEIVEHYGTEFRSHPIGTGPFYFKRWEENIKLVFRKNPLYFETNNYGQHLPYLEAVAITFLPDKQSEFLQFAQGNIDFISGLDASYKDEILTANGQLRDQYEPEVNLIRAPYLNTEYLSFFMDSELTEIQSEWLRKCINYGFDRKKMMTYLRNGIGIPAHGGFIPKGLPGYNSGIGFNYNPKLAKSYLETFKTEKGIEHPEITITTTGNYLSFCEYIQREIQKIGLIVHINVVPPSALKDAKANGKLDIFRASWVADYPDAENYLSLFYSKNFAPNGPNYSHFKNDLFDRWYEQSFVETDTKTRELLYTKMDSLVMAHAPVVPLFYDEVVRFTRKEVHNLGINPTNLLDLKRVKKYN, from the coding sequence ATGTTTTCAGTTTTAAATACTTCTCTTTCTACTTTTAAAAAATATATTCTTATCTGTTTTGGAAGTATAATGTGTATTTGCTGTACAACCAACAAAAAAAATAGAGACCAAAATCTTGTATTTAGATATAACGAACACAAAAATATAAGTACTTTGGATCCTGCGTTTTCTAAGGACATTGCAGATATCTGGGCAACCAACCAATTATTTAATGGTTTAGTGCAGATGAATGATAGTATGCAAGTAGAACCTGCAATTGCAAAATCTTGGTCTATTTCCGAAGATGGACTAACTTATACCTTTACCTTAAAAACAAATATTTATTACCACAAACACGCTTTATTTGGAAGAGATTCTACACGTATAGTGACTGCGCATGATTTTGCATACAGCTTTAACCGCTTATTAGATCCTGAGGTAGGCTCGCCAGGACGATGGGTATTAAATAAAGTAGACACTTTTGAAGCTAAAAATAAACACACGTTTATAATTCGTTTAAAACAACCTTTCCCTGCTTTTTTAGGATTACTTACTATGAAGTATTGTTCGGTAGTTCCCAAAGAAATTGTAGAACATTACGGAACTGAATTTAGATCACACCCAATAGGGACAGGACCATTTTATTTTAAACGCTGGGAAGAAAATATAAAATTAGTTTTCAGAAAAAACCCCTTATATTTTGAAACCAATAATTATGGTCAGCATTTGCCTTATTTAGAAGCTGTTGCTATAACTTTTTTACCTGACAAACAAAGTGAATTTTTACAATTTGCACAAGGTAATATTGATTTTATTTCGGGACTCGATGCCTCGTATAAAGATGAAATTTTAACAGCAAATGGCCAGCTACGAGACCAATACGAGCCAGAAGTAAATTTAATTCGTGCTCCGTATTTAAATACGGAATACTTATCGTTTTTTATGGATTCAGAACTTACTGAAATCCAATCAGAATGGCTTAGAAAATGTATTAACTATGGGTTTGACCGGAAAAAAATGATGACTTATTTACGAAATGGTATTGGTATTCCTGCTCACGGCGGCTTTATACCTAAAGGTTTACCAGGTTATAATTCGGGGATTGGATTTAACTATAATCCAAAATTAGCAAAAAGTTACCTTGAAACGTTTAAAACCGAAAAAGGAATTGAACATCCCGAAATCACGATAACTACAACAGGAAATTATTTAAGTTTCTGTGAATATATACAACGAGAAATACAGAAAATAGGACTAATAGTACACATAAACGTTGTGCCACCTTCGGCTTTAAAAGACGCTAAAGCTAACGGAAAACTTGATATTTTTAGAGCGAGTTGGGTTGCCGATTACCCCGATGCAGAAAATTACTTATCGTTATTTTACAGTAAAAATTTTGCCCCTAATGGCCCTAACTATTCGCATTTTAAAAACGACTTATTTGATAGATGGTACGAGCAATCTTTTGTAGAAACAGATACCAAAACACGAGAGTTACTCTATACAAAAATGGACTCTTTAGTTATGGCACATGCCCCTGTTGTACCATTATTTTATGATGAAGTTGTTAGATTTACACGAAAAGAAGTTCATAATTTAGGTATAAATCCAACCAATTTGTTAGACTTAAAGCGCGTTAAGAAATACAACTAA
- the mtaB gene encoding tRNA (N(6)-L-threonylcarbamoyladenosine(37)-C(2))-methylthiotransferase MtaB, which produces MTRQKVAFYTLGCKLNFSETSTIARDFENEGFDRVDFTDPADIYVINTCSVTDNADKRFKTIVKQTQKVNPKAFVAAVGCYAQLKPQELADVDGVDLVLGATEKFKITDYLNDLSKNDFGEVHSCEIEDADFYVGSYSIGDRTRAFLKVQDGCDYKCTYCTIPLARGISRSDTLQNVLKNAKEISEQNIKEIVLTGVNIGDYGKGEFGNKKHEHTFYELVQGLDTVEGIERLRISSIEPNLLKNETIDFVSKSRTFVPHFHIPLQSGSNTILKLMRRRYMKELYVDRVTKIKDVMPDACIGVDVIVGFPGETDELFLETYHFLAELNISYLHVFTYSERDNTQAANMEGVVPKNVRSKRSKMLRGLSVKKRRAFYESQIGTHRTVLFEGENKEGYIHGFTENYVKVKAPWNPELVNTLQEVNLTKIDEDGLVRFSFVSQPLTA; this is translated from the coding sequence ATGACTAGACAAAAAGTAGCGTTTTATACTTTAGGCTGTAAACTAAATTTTTCTGAAACCTCTACCATTGCAAGGGATTTTGAAAATGAAGGGTTTGACCGTGTAGACTTTACAGACCCTGCAGATATATATGTTATTAATACCTGTTCGGTAACCGATAATGCAGACAAGCGTTTTAAAACCATTGTAAAGCAAACACAAAAAGTGAATCCTAAAGCTTTTGTTGCTGCAGTTGGTTGCTATGCACAACTAAAACCACAAGAACTTGCAGATGTAGATGGGGTAGATTTGGTTTTGGGAGCTACAGAAAAATTTAAAATCACAGACTATTTAAACGATTTATCTAAAAACGATTTTGGTGAAGTTCACTCTTGTGAAATTGAAGATGCCGATTTTTATGTAGGTAGTTATTCTATAGGAGATCGAACTCGTGCGTTTTTAAAAGTTCAGGATGGGTGCGATTATAAGTGTACATACTGTACTATTCCGTTAGCACGTGGAATTTCGAGAAGTGATACTTTGCAGAATGTGCTTAAAAATGCTAAAGAAATCTCTGAACAGAACATTAAAGAAATTGTTTTAACGGGTGTAAATATTGGAGATTATGGTAAAGGAGAATTTGGTAATAAAAAACACGAGCATACCTTTTATGAATTAGTACAAGGTTTAGATACGGTAGAAGGTATCGAGCGCTTAAGAATTTCATCAATAGAGCCAAACTTACTTAAAAATGAAACTATAGATTTTGTCTCTAAGAGCAGAACTTTTGTGCCTCACTTTCATATTCCGTTACAAAGTGGAAGTAATACAATTTTAAAGTTAATGCGCCGTCGTTATATGAAAGAATTATATGTAGATCGTGTAACCAAGATTAAAGACGTCATGCCAGATGCGTGTATAGGTGTAGATGTAATTGTTGGTTTTCCAGGAGAGACAGACGAGTTGTTCTTAGAGACCTATCATTTTTTAGCTGAATTAAACATCTCGTATTTACATGTATTTACATATTCTGAGCGTGATAATACTCAAGCAGCAAATATGGAAGGCGTCGTACCTAAAAATGTACGTAGTAAACGCAGTAAGATGCTTCGTGGTTTATCGGTTAAAAAGCGTAGAGCATTTTACGAAAGTCAAATAGGAACTCACAGAACTGTATTGTTTGAAGGTGAAAATAAAGAAGGCTATATTCATGGATTTACAGAAAACTATGTTAAGGTAAAAGCCCCGTGGAATCCAGAACTGGTAAATACTCTACAAGAGGTAAATTTAACAAAAATAGATGAAGATGGTTTAGTGAGGTTTAGCTTTGTATCTCAACCCTTAACAGCATAA
- a CDS encoding GNAT family N-acetyltransferase encodes MIDTAEVSDNDFLRQFEYKIDTDLAIIEYALQERKIFLTKLIVPEDKHTEAFENKFITLVLEHLKERNLSVVPTCPTIAKFMRKHREYKSMLPIGVRI; translated from the coding sequence ATGATAGACACAGCAGAAGTATCAGACAACGATTTTTTACGTCAGTTTGAATACAAAATTGACACTGATTTAGCCATTATTGAGTACGCCCTACAAGAACGAAAGATTTTTCTAACAAAATTAATAGTTCCTGAAGACAAACACACAGAAGCTTTTGAAAACAAGTTTATAACTCTGGTTTTAGAGCATTTAAAAGAACGTAATTTAAGTGTTGTACCTACGTGTCCAACAATCGCTAAATTTATGAGAAAACACAGAGAATACAAAAGCATGTTACCTATTGGTGTTAGAATTTAA